The following are from one region of the Capsicum annuum cultivar UCD-10X-F1 chromosome 1, UCD10Xv1.1, whole genome shotgun sequence genome:
- the LOC124898625 gene encoding uncharacterized protein LOC124898625, with protein MVGRGEEEQLLGGLDEVVRGVVSTEKLFVGGDFNRYIGSLSGGYNDVHDDFSFREWNEGSVSLLDFARDFGLWFANFSFLKKEEYLITFSILVAKKQIVFLVFKKEDRALYKDYNVIPSENLLTQHKFLVLDLVIKKDIKKRGAEDRPRIK; from the coding sequence ATGGTTGGACGAGGAGAAGAGGAACAACTTTTGGGAGGTTTGGATGAGGTGGTAAGAGGCGTTGTGAGCACTGAGAAACTTTTTGTTGGAGGGGATTTCAATAGATATATTGGGTCTTTATCGGGAGGTTATAATGATGTGCATGACGATTTCAGTTTTCGGGAGTGGAATGAAGGAAGCGTTTCACTTTTGGATTTTGCTAGGGATTTTGGATTGTGGTTTGCAAATTTTAGCTTTTTGAAGAAAGAGGAATACCTTATTACCTTTAGTATTTTGGTGGCCAAGAAACAAATAGTTTTTTTGGTCTTTAAGAAGGAGGATAGAGCACTATATAAAGACTATAACGTTATACCTagtgagaatcttttgacccaACATAAGTTTTTGGTATTAGACTTGGTAATCAAAAAGGACATAAAGAAGAGGGGTGCAGAGGATCGGCCCAGGATTAAGTGA